From Ruminococcaceae bacterium KH2T8, the proteins below share one genomic window:
- a CDS encoding Predicted oxidoreductase yields the protein MRDVLIGTWAWGTGGNGSKMVFGNKQDESVLRQSFADAVKLGFTKWDTAAVYGMGTCESLLGSLIKGNDDIFISTKFMPAKKYKNGALTKSFEESMARLGRSSADLFWIHVPHDLLRNLEEAVPLMKEGRIKSIGISNVSLAHIKEAESFLAEKGLKLGAVQNHFSLLRNDQQPIIDYCNGRGITYYAYMVLEQGALSGRYSAKEHFPLLSMRGLAFPKSKFIKIEKLLLTMKEIAAKYDVDPSQIPILWAAGKGAVPIVGITKPTHAARLAAAINIELSPDEMKHLEDEAAATGIRQQGMWEPQ from the coding sequence ATGAGAGACGTACTGATCGGAACATGGGCCTGGGGAACAGGCGGCAACGGCTCGAAGATGGTATTCGGCAACAAGCAGGATGAGTCGGTCTTAAGGCAGTCATTTGCCGATGCGGTAAAGCTCGGATTTACGAAATGGGATACCGCGGCCGTATACGGAATGGGTACGTGCGAAAGCCTCCTCGGCTCACTTATAAAAGGTAACGACGATATCTTTATCTCCACGAAATTCATGCCTGCCAAGAAGTATAAGAATGGTGCGCTGACGAAGTCTTTCGAAGAGAGTATGGCGCGCCTCGGGCGAAGCTCCGCGGACCTTTTCTGGATACACGTTCCGCACGATCTTTTAAGGAATCTTGAAGAGGCAGTTCCGCTCATGAAAGAGGGGCGCATAAAGTCGATCGGTATATCGAATGTATCGCTCGCGCATATCAAGGAGGCCGAAAGCTTTCTCGCGGAAAAAGGCCTGAAGCTCGGCGCCGTTCAGAATCACTTCAGCCTCTTAAGGAACGACCAGCAGCCGATCATAGATTACTGTAACGGCAGGGGGATCACTTACTATGCATATATGGTCCTTGAGCAGGGAGCACTGTCGGGAAGATACAGCGCGAAAGAGCATTTTCCTCTCCTGTCGATGAGGGGGTTAGCGTTCCCGAAGAGCAAGTTCATAAAGATCGAAAAGCTCCTCCTTACAATGAAGGAGATAGCTGCTAAATACGATGTCGATCCTTCGCAGATACCTATCCTCTGGGCAGCAGGAAAAGGCGCCGTACCGATCGTCGGCATTACGAAGCCCACGCATGCTGCAAGGCTCGCAGCCGCCATAAATATTGAACTCTCACCTGATGAGATGAAGCACCTGGAGGACGAAGCCGCCGCTACCGGAATAAGGCAGCAGGGCATGTGGGAACCGCAGTAA
- a CDS encoding [FeFe] hydrogenase H-cluster maturation GTPase HydF yields the protein MGLTDTPSAERVHIGFFGMRNAGKSSLVNKITGQEMSVVSDVKGTTTDPVRKTMELLPIGPVVIIDTPGLDDIGELGEKRVKKTNEILGLTDIAVLVTDASTDFSSEEEELIELFKARSLPFIVVYNKSDLVGGAGDIVPREGVESIVVSSKTGENIHELKELIGRLAADNKEEKYLVSDLLHEGDMTVLVIPIDESAPKGRLILPQQLVMRDLLDHGLAFASCRTEELAATLASFKKAPALVITDSQAFAEVSKIVPSDVALTSFSILMARYKGELTRLVEGAERLADLEDGAKVLISEGCTHHRQCNDIGTVKLPKLIRKYTGKEIDLEFTSGRDFPEDLSRYDLIVHCGGCMLNDKEMQRRVKAAVDAGVPIVNYGVAIAKMNGILDWSLEPLK from the coding sequence ATGGGCTTAACGGATACTCCTTCGGCAGAGAGGGTGCATATCGGATTCTTCGGTATGCGCAATGCGGGTAAATCTAGTCTTGTGAATAAGATCACTGGGCAGGAGATGTCAGTTGTATCGGACGTAAAGGGTACGACGACCGACCCCGTGCGAAAGACTATGGAGCTTCTTCCGATAGGCCCTGTCGTGATAATAGATACTCCGGGTCTCGACGATATAGGAGAGCTCGGTGAGAAGAGAGTTAAGAAGACAAATGAGATATTAGGTCTTACCGATATCGCCGTCCTGGTAACCGATGCTTCTACTGACTTTAGTAGTGAAGAGGAGGAGCTCATCGAGCTCTTCAAGGCGCGCTCGCTGCCCTTTATCGTCGTATACAATAAGTCGGATCTCGTCGGAGGCGCAGGAGATATCGTGCCGCGCGAAGGCGTTGAGTCCATCGTCGTAAGCTCTAAGACCGGCGAGAATATCCACGAGCTCAAGGAGCTGATCGGAAGACTCGCCGCTGATAACAAGGAAGAGAAATATCTCGTGTCGGATCTGCTTCACGAAGGTGACATGACGGTACTCGTGATCCCGATCGACGAGTCCGCTCCCAAGGGCAGGCTTATACTTCCCCAGCAGCTCGTTATGAGAGACCTGCTCGATCACGGGCTGGCTTTCGCATCCTGCCGCACGGAGGAACTGGCCGCTACGCTCGCTTCGTTTAAGAAAGCGCCGGCTCTCGTGATAACCGATTCGCAGGCTTTCGCCGAGGTGTCGAAGATCGTTCCTTCGGATGTTGCATTAACGTCTTTCTCGATCCTTATGGCCCGCTACAAAGGGGAGCTCACTAGGCTCGTAGAGGGCGCCGAGAGGCTCGCTGATCTGGAGGACGGAGCGAAGGTCCTGATAAGCGAAGGCTGCACGCACCACAGACAGTGTAATGACATAGGTACGGTAAAGCTCCCAAAGCTCATACGAAAGTATACGGGTAAGGAGATCGATCTCGAGTTCACTTCGGGACGGGATTTCCCCGAGGACCTTTCGAGGTACGATCTCATAGTTCACTGCGGCGGCTGCATGCTGAACGATAAAGAGATGCAAAGGCGCGTAAAGGCGGCCGTCGATGCAGGAGTTCCGATCGTCAATTACGGCGTTGCCATCGCGAAGATGAACGGGATACTGGACTGGAGCCTCGAGCCTTTAAAATGA
- a CDS encoding 2-iminoacetate synthase: MAKYDKNSLCADEFINDEEIRATLEYAEANKNNVELIDKILKKARPVKKDKGYVCAGLDHREASVLLACDIPEKIEEIYKIAEEIKMAYYGNRIVIFAPLYLSNYCVNGCLYCPYHMKNKTIPRKKLTQEEVKAEVIALQDMGHKRLAIEAGEDPVNNPIEYILDCINTIYSVHHKNGDIRRVNVNIAATTVENYKKLKDAGIGTYILFQETYHKESYLRLHPTGPKHDYNYHTEAHDRAMDAGIDDVGLGVLFGLELYKYEFAGLLMHAEHLEAVHGVGPHTISVPRVKKADDIDPTEFDNGIDDETFAKITACIRLAVPYTGMIISTRETQSVRQKLLRLGISQVSGGSRTSVGGYTEEERPHDTEQFDVSDQRTLDEVVRWLMENNHIPSFCTACYREGRTGDRFMALCKSGQILNCCHPNALMTLAEYLEDYASPETKKIGYDMIERELQKVPRLENRQKAAENIEYIKNSDRRDFRF; encoded by the coding sequence ATGGCAAAGTACGACAAGAATTCATTATGTGCAGACGAATTCATAAACGACGAGGAGATCAGGGCGACACTCGAATATGCCGAAGCAAATAAGAATAACGTCGAGCTCATCGATAAGATCTTAAAGAAGGCAAGGCCCGTTAAGAAAGATAAGGGTTATGTGTGCGCGGGACTTGACCACAGGGAAGCATCCGTGCTCCTTGCCTGCGATATCCCCGAGAAGATCGAGGAGATCTATAAGATCGCAGAAGAGATCAAAATGGCTTACTACGGCAACAGGATCGTTATCTTTGCGCCGCTGTACCTTTCGAACTACTGCGTGAACGGATGTCTTTACTGCCCTTACCACATGAAGAACAAGACTATCCCGCGAAAGAAGCTTACGCAGGAAGAGGTTAAGGCCGAGGTCATCGCGCTGCAGGACATGGGTCACAAGAGACTTGCGATCGAGGCAGGTGAGGACCCCGTAAATAACCCGATCGAATATATCCTCGACTGCATAAATACGATCTATTCCGTACACCACAAAAACGGTGATATCAGAAGAGTAAATGTCAATATCGCGGCTACTACCGTAGAGAACTATAAAAAGCTCAAGGACGCGGGTATCGGTACATATATCCTATTCCAGGAGACATACCATAAGGAGAGCTACTTGAGGCTTCATCCGACAGGCCCCAAGCATGACTATAACTACCATACTGAGGCACACGACCGCGCGATGGATGCGGGTATCGACGATGTAGGTCTCGGAGTACTCTTCGGACTTGAGCTTTATAAGTACGAATTCGCGGGACTTCTCATGCACGCCGAGCACCTCGAGGCGGTACACGGCGTAGGTCCTCATACGATCAGCGTACCCAGGGTCAAGAAGGCCGACGATATCGATCCGACCGAGTTCGATAACGGTATCGACGATGAGACTTTCGCGAAGATCACGGCATGCATCAGGCTCGCTGTTCCCTATACCGGCATGATCATCTCGACTCGTGAGACACAGAGCGTAAGACAGAAGCTCTTAAGACTCGGCATCAGCCAGGTAAGCGGCGGCTCGCGTACATCCGTCGGAGGCTATACGGAAGAGGAGAGACCTCACGATACGGAGCAGTTCGATGTATCTGATCAGAGGACTCTCGATGAGGTCGTAAGGTGGCTCATGGAAAATAACCACATCCCTTCATTCTGCACGGCATGCTACAGAGAAGGCAGAACGGGCGACCGTTTCATGGCACTTTGTAAGAGCGGACAGATATTGAATTGCTGCCACCCTAATGCCCTCATGACGCTCGCGGAGTACCTCGAGGACTATGCTTCACCCGAGACGAAGAAGATCGGCTACGACATGATCGAGCGCGAGCTTCAGAAAGTGCCGCGCCTTGAGAACAGGCAGAAGGCCGCCGAAAATATCGAATATATAAAGAACTCTGATCGCAGAGACTTCAGATTCTAA
- a CDS encoding Helix-turn-helix: MDKEQTGQLITELRKEKGMTQKQLADALNVTDKAVSKWERGLSFPDISMLEPISKVLDISIMEILAGKRQDENEVLTREEAQKLVNESVELGDEEIRHKKERSRLIIIILVVITLLLISLTLNVISLMK; this comes from the coding sequence ATGGATAAAGAACAAACAGGACAACTGATAACCGAATTACGCAAGGAAAAGGGCATGACCCAAAAGCAGCTTGCGGATGCCTTAAATGTCACGGACAAAGCCGTATCCAAATGGGAACGCGGATTAAGTTTCCCGGACATCTCAATGCTCGAACCGATATCGAAAGTTCTCGACATCTCCATAATGGAGATCCTGGCCGGAAAGCGGCAGGACGAGAACGAGGTACTGACGCGTGAAGAAGCGCAAAAACTCGTAAACGAATCGGTCGAACTCGGCGACGAAGAGATCCGGCACAAGAAGGAACGAAGTCGACTGATAATAATCATACTGGTCGTCATAACCCTGCTGCTGATATCGCTCACACTAAACGTCATAAGTCTAATGAAATAA
- a CDS encoding RNA-splicing ligase RtcB, repairs tRNA damage — protein sequence MNTIEIKGKVNTAVCYAKVVEDEAIEQIRRMCDYPMTAGSRIRIMPDVHAGKGCTIGTTMTIEDKVVPNVVGVDIGCGMYTVSLGDQPLDLEKLDEAAHYIPSGKNVWEGRQERFDLTELKCYRDLKETKRLERSLGTLGGGNHFIEVDEASDGTRYLVIHSGSRNLGKQVAEIYQKIAVQLDKGYEEYYRKRDEIIRTYKEAGRRKEIQAAVKELYKEYYEKAEGTMPDDLCYLYGEYLEDYLHDVKICQTFARRNREKMAEILLERAGLIGGEAFHTVHNYIDTDEMILRKGSIAAHEGEKVLIPINMRDGSVIAIGRGNPEWNYSAPHGAGRLMSRTKAKDTLSMEAYKEAMKGIYTTSVNESTLDEAPMAYKSLEDIIDVIAESVDVVEVIKPIYNFKA from the coding sequence ATGAATACAATAGAGATCAAAGGAAAGGTGAATACGGCTGTCTGCTACGCGAAAGTAGTGGAAGACGAAGCAATCGAACAGATCAGAAGAATGTGCGATTATCCCATGACCGCAGGATCCAGGATCAGGATAATGCCTGACGTTCATGCGGGTAAAGGCTGCACTATCGGTACTACCATGACTATCGAGGATAAGGTCGTCCCGAATGTCGTAGGAGTAGACATCGGATGCGGTATGTATACGGTGTCCCTCGGAGATCAGCCTCTCGATCTTGAAAAGCTCGACGAAGCGGCTCACTATATACCTTCCGGCAAGAATGTCTGGGAAGGCAGACAGGAGAGATTCGACCTTACTGAGCTTAAGTGCTACAGAGACCTCAAAGAGACAAAAAGACTCGAGAGATCTCTCGGTACGCTCGGCGGCGGCAATCACTTTATCGAGGTAGATGAGGCGTCTGACGGTACGAGATATCTCGTTATTCATTCGGGCTCCAGAAACCTCGGTAAGCAGGTCGCGGAGATCTACCAGAAGATCGCGGTACAGCTCGATAAAGGTTACGAGGAATATTACAGAAAGCGTGATGAGATCATCAGGACATACAAGGAGGCAGGCAGAAGGAAAGAGATCCAGGCTGCCGTCAAGGAGCTCTACAAAGAGTATTACGAAAAGGCGGAAGGCACCATGCCTGACGACCTCTGCTACCTCTACGGTGAATACCTCGAAGATTATCTTCACGACGTAAAGATCTGCCAGACCTTCGCAAGAAGGAACAGGGAGAAGATGGCCGAGATCCTTCTCGAGAGAGCGGGCCTAATCGGCGGGGAGGCTTTCCACACCGTGCACAACTATATTGACACCGATGAGATGATACTTCGAAAAGGTTCGATCGCCGCGCACGAGGGTGAGAAAGTCCTCATCCCCATCAACATGAGAGACGGCTCCGTCATCGCGATCGGCAGGGGCAATCCCGAATGGAACTACTCCGCACCGCACGGCGCCGGCAGGCTCATGTCCAGAACGAAGGCGAAGGATACTCTCTCCATGGAAGCATATAAGGAAGCCATGAAAGGTATCTATACTACTTCCGTAAACGAATCGACGCTCGATGAAGCGCCCATGGCATATAAATCCCTCGAGGATATTATCGATGTCATCGCAGAATCCGTTGATGTGGTCGAAGTCATTAAGCCGATATATAACTTTAAAGCATAA
- a CDS encoding putative iron-only hydrogenase system regulator: METRVAVISVIVGKDGDVEHLNALLHDYREYIIGRMGIPYKEKGVSIISVVLDAPQDDISTLAGKIGNLKDVNAKTAYSNV, encoded by the coding sequence ATGGAGACACGTGTAGCGGTCATCAGCGTGATCGTCGGTAAGGACGGCGACGTCGAGCATTTAAATGCTCTTTTGCACGACTATCGTGAATACATAATCGGACGTATGGGCATCCCCTATAAAGAGAAGGGTGTCAGCATAATAAGCGTTGTCCTCGATGCGCCTCAGGATGATATATCGACCCTTGCAGGTAAGATTGGAAATCTCAAGGACGTCAACGCAAAGACGGCATACTCCAATGTATAA
- a CDS encoding WYL domain-containing protein → MTEKYKIYISEDTRSRLVNDAELFEFTRSDQSVNLNGFLKELIVNYFDQYRRDTDELIGNIVSDLTSVKALKPKDAAALADKILKTYIRNTDTTGGKSTVITLTVSGPSYNILRIIENNLLKDTSLSGYIKDMFISYLSIPRNKREEIIFKDKFDAINEAISEKRLLTFTSANLRYKETVEPYMIATSKEEQFNYLLCHDPRSRKNRTFRISRLNDVFITSKTFEIDEDIRHELSEKAMRSPHSMTTDIHAVIKMTESGKQKFKVVTKNRPDVTKIEGDIYHFDWPEMQLDEYFRRFGKDAVVISPGSLRSRLRNYYAQALTAYVGGTK, encoded by the coding sequence ATGACAGAGAAATATAAGATCTACATATCGGAAGACACCAGATCAAGGCTCGTAAACGACGCCGAGCTCTTTGAATTCACAAGGAGCGATCAGTCCGTTAACCTTAATGGATTCCTTAAGGAACTGATCGTTAATTACTTCGATCAGTACAGGCGCGATACCGACGAACTCATCGGAAACATCGTAAGCGACCTGACATCCGTTAAGGCTCTTAAGCCCAAGGATGCCGCAGCTCTCGCAGATAAGATCCTGAAGACTTATATTAGAAATACCGACACCACAGGCGGAAAGAGTACGGTCATCACACTGACAGTGAGCGGACCGTCCTACAATATACTGAGGATAATCGAGAATAATCTTCTCAAGGATACGTCGCTTTCGGGATATATAAAGGATATGTTCATCTCCTATCTCTCGATCCCGAGAAATAAAAGAGAAGAGATAATATTCAAGGATAAGTTCGATGCGATAAATGAGGCGATATCCGAGAAGCGACTACTTACTTTCACTTCCGCGAATCTAAGATACAAGGAGACGGTCGAGCCTTACATGATCGCGACTTCCAAGGAGGAGCAGTTCAACTATCTTCTCTGTCACGACCCTCGAAGCAGGAAGAACAGGACATTCAGGATCTCAAGGCTCAACGATGTCTTTATCACGTCGAAGACCTTCGAGATCGATGAAGATATAAGGCATGAACTGAGCGAGAAAGCCATGCGAAGTCCTCACTCCATGACGACCGATATACATGCCGTGATAAAGATGACCGAGAGCGGCAAACAGAAGTTCAAGGTAGTCACGAAGAACAGACCTGACGTCACCAAGATAGAAGGTGATATTTATCACTTCGACTGGCCCGAGATGCAGCTCGATGAATACTTCAGAAGATTCGGAAAAGACGCGGTGGTAATAAGCCCCGGATCGTTAAGATCGAGACTTAGAAACTACTACGCGCAGGCACTGACCGCATACGTCGGCGGCACCAAATAA
- a CDS encoding biotin synthase has product MYKIEELIERLARDHSLSLEEYAFLIRERSESSALRLAALADEKRREVYGTDVYIRGLIEISNYCKNDCLYCGIRRSNKECDRYRLTSEEILLCCKEGYRLGFRTFVMQGGEDPYYTDDLLCDLISRVKTLYPDCAVTLSLGERSRESYQRLFDAGADRYLLRHETADKEHYGKLHPESMSWDNRMKCLHELREIGYQVGCGFMVESPYQSETELARDLKFIEEFRPDMCGIGPFISHKDTPFRDEPSGGCDLTCYLLSIIRLIYPNILLPATTALGTIDPMGREKGLKAGANVVMPNLSPVGVRKKYELYDNKICTGEEASECIECLRRRIDKAGYKMVTDRGDIKR; this is encoded by the coding sequence ATGTATAAGATCGAAGAACTTATCGAAAGGCTCGCACGGGATCATTCGCTCAGCCTCGAAGAATACGCTTTCCTCATAAGGGAGCGCAGCGAAAGCTCTGCGCTTCGTCTGGCCGCACTTGCAGATGAGAAGAGGCGCGAAGTCTACGGAACGGATGTCTACATCAGAGGCCTGATCGAGATCTCGAACTACTGTAAGAACGACTGCCTTTACTGCGGCATCAGAAGGAGCAATAAGGAGTGCGACAGATATCGCCTGACGTCCGAGGAAATACTTCTCTGCTGCAAAGAAGGGTACCGTCTGGGATTTAGGACTTTCGTTATGCAGGGCGGTGAAGATCCCTACTATACGGACGATCTTCTCTGTGATCTGATCTCTCGGGTGAAGACGCTTTATCCCGACTGCGCGGTAACGCTTTCGCTGGGCGAGAGGAGCCGCGAAAGCTATCAGCGACTTTTCGATGCCGGCGCCGACAGATATCTGCTGAGGCACGAGACGGCGGATAAGGAGCACTACGGAAAACTGCATCCGGAATCGATGTCCTGGGACAACCGAATGAAGTGCCTTCATGAGCTTCGCGAGATCGGCTATCAGGTCGGCTGCGGCTTTATGGTGGAGTCGCCGTACCAAAGCGAGACGGAGCTCGCGCGTGATCTTAAGTTCATCGAGGAGTTCAGGCCCGACATGTGCGGCATAGGTCCCTTTATCTCGCATAAGGATACGCCGTTTAGGGACGAGCCTTCGGGAGGGTGCGACCTTACGTGTTATCTCCTGAGCATCATAAGGCTCATCTATCCAAATATATTGCTTCCCGCGACGACGGCTCTCGGAACTATCGATCCGATGGGCAGGGAGAAGGGCCTTAAGGCAGGCGCAAATGTCGTGATGCCGAACCTTTCGCCCGTGGGAGTACGAAAGAAATACGAGCTCTACGACAACAAGATCTGTACCGGAGAAGAAGCATCGGAATGCATCGAATGTCTTCGCAGGAGGATCGATAAAGCTGGATACAAAATGGTCACCGACAGAGGCGACATAAAAAGATAA
- a CDS encoding neurotransmitter:Na+ symporter, NSS family encodes MREKWSSRSAFILAAIGSAVGLGNAWRFPGLAAKYGGGAFLFVYLLAMVLIGIPLLMMEISIARHTRQGAPGSMRSLRKGGEGVGWLAVANGVGISIYYAAVFAWVILMFFLSYKFAGMTGDTDAASSLWATTIKTTGNTTGFTTISWPVLICLLIAWALCYLCIRNGTTTVGKVVKFTVTLPVICLIIMASRGITMPGATAGLAKLFLPDWSALADSNLWVDAIGQVFYSLSTSMAIMFAYGSFLDEKSNIAVDTIIIAFSDMFVSVLAGIVMFTTMAGVGMLDNISASGIATAFIIYPQAIVKLSGNGVVNMIFAFVFYFCLITLAIDSLFSIIEGISTALSDKFKLDKKRTTLTICIIEGIISLIYVTGAGLAVLDIVDYFINSYTLLITGILEMVVAGWFFKTTKILDELNRNTKSFKMPGWWFLPSIKVVSPLVLSGLFIWNLVNLIKGGGVYGASDGYTMKANIIFGWGMVAFILCSGLIIKLIVKSKEVEEDDRTWDEYQSKETK; translated from the coding sequence ATGCGTGAAAAATGGTCATCCAGATCAGCATTTATCTTAGCTGCGATAGGTTCGGCCGTAGGACTCGGAAATGCGTGGAGGTTCCCCGGCCTTGCGGCGAAGTACGGAGGAGGAGCTTTCCTTTTTGTCTACCTTCTTGCAATGGTACTTATCGGTATCCCTCTCCTCATGATGGAGATCTCTATCGCAAGACATACGAGACAGGGAGCTCCCGGCTCTATGCGTTCCCTTCGTAAGGGCGGTGAAGGAGTAGGCTGGCTCGCGGTAGCTAACGGTGTCGGAATATCCATATACTATGCGGCTGTTTTCGCATGGGTCATCCTTATGTTCTTCCTGAGCTATAAGTTTGCGGGTATGACGGGCGACACGGATGCCGCAAGTTCTCTGTGGGCAACGACGATCAAGACTACGGGAAATACAACGGGATTTACGACTATATCGTGGCCTGTTCTCATCTGTCTCCTGATCGCATGGGCGCTCTGCTACCTTTGCATCCGTAACGGTACGACGACTGTAGGTAAGGTCGTAAAGTTCACGGTTACGCTCCCCGTTATCTGCCTTATCATAATGGCATCAAGAGGAATCACGATGCCCGGTGCAACGGCAGGTCTTGCAAAGCTCTTCCTGCCCGACTGGAGTGCACTTGCCGACTCTAATCTCTGGGTCGATGCCATAGGTCAGGTATTCTATTCTCTTTCGACATCGATGGCGATCATGTTCGCTTACGGTTCGTTCCTTGACGAGAAATCGAATATCGCGGTCGATACGATCATCATCGCTTTCTCCGATATGTTCGTCAGCGTACTTGCGGGTATCGTTATGTTCACGACGATGGCAGGTGTAGGAATGCTCGATAACATCTCTGCTTCGGGTATCGCTACGGCTTTCATCATCTACCCTCAGGCTATCGTAAAGCTTTCGGGCAACGGAGTAGTCAACATGATCTTCGCGTTCGTATTCTACTTCTGCCTTATCACTCTTGCGATCGACTCACTCTTCTCGATCATCGAGGGTATCTCTACGGCACTCTCCGATAAGTTCAAGCTCGACAAGAAGCGCACGACTCTTACGATCTGTATCATCGAGGGCATTATCAGCCTTATCTATGTAACCGGTGCAGGTCTTGCGGTACTTGATATCGTCGATTATTTCATCAACAGCTATACGCTCCTTATCACGGGTATCCTCGAGATGGTAGTTGCAGGATGGTTCTTTAAGACGACCAAGATCCTCGATGAACTCAACCGCAACACGAAGTCGTTCAAGATGCCGGGCTGGTGGTTCCTTCCTTCTATCAAGGTGGTATCGCCCCTCGTGCTCTCGGGACTCTTTATCTGGAATCTCGTGAACCTCATCAAGGGCGGCGGTGTCTACGGAGCAAGTGACGGCTATACCATGAAAGCCAACATCATCTTCGGTTGGGGCATGGTAGCTTTTATCCTTTGCTCGGGCCTCATCATCAAGCTGATCGTAAAGTCCAAAGAGGTCGAGGAGGACGACAGGACCTGGGACGAATATCAGTCCAAGGAAACTAAATAA
- a CDS encoding Acetyltransferase (GNAT) domain-containing protein: MIRLITDKDTKKQIAREVLEALTEWFEVEESREQYIADSPDMTMVASFDGDKANGFLCLKETGKATVELAVMGVLKDYHRHGIGRQLFDAAKEIAKEQGYSFMQVKTVKMGVYEDYDITNRFYLSVGFQEFEVFPDHWDEANPCQIYVMSL, encoded by the coding sequence ATGATCAGACTTATTACGGATAAAGATACAAAGAAGCAGATCGCAAGAGAAGTACTCGAGGCACTTACCGAGTGGTTCGAAGTCGAAGAGAGCAGGGAGCAGTATATCGCTGACAGCCCCGATATGACCATGGTCGCATCGTTTGACGGCGATAAGGCGAACGGCTTTCTGTGCCTCAAGGAAACGGGTAAGGCTACGGTAGAACTCGCGGTCATGGGAGTGCTTAAGGACTATCACCGTCACGGTATCGGAAGACAGCTCTTCGATGCCGCGAAAGAGATCGCCAAAGAGCAGGGCTATTCCTTTATGCAGGTGAAGACCGTAAAGATGGGTGTATATGAAGATTACGATATCACCAACAGGTTCTATCTGAGCGTAGGATTTCAGGAATTCGAAGTATTCCCCGATCACTGGGACGAAGCCAATCCTTGCCAGATCTATGTCATGAGCCTTTGA
- a CDS encoding Peptidoglycan/LPS O-acetylase OafA/YrhL, contains acyltransferase and SGNH-hydrolase domains, with translation MNFTVIFYISLALLGALLLINAKRRPSDEKTFFDRILSKEIRGFLAIFIIFHQTVITMVNFGVREELMKEFMNYYYYGILAVAFFFFSSGFGLVKRWLTDKDYTKGFMKRRIFTVLVPYFICNYIYLTEALLGNIRYGNHFTFTEVICAFFGLFLVNNQMWFAVEIMILYVAFRIIFGKVKKAGTGIILTTAVVLIMVTIGLLSGHSQSMIMSYWFKGEWWYNTILMFPVGMLYAYKEEKVNRVIRKAFTAIILSSSVLFVLLDYIHRGLVERQIYYIDDRNNLQGILYRLEGLSEETVLELVFIILVITIVSKVRIGNAVLKFMGKISLETIMLNYLMIENLFFIYDKYGIGVYLPAVLVSTIVVAAVVYLIKNMVLERRSGLFDGDVR, from the coding sequence GTGAATTTTACAGTGATCTTTTATATCAGTCTGGCTCTCCTAGGAGCACTGCTGCTGATAAACGCCAAGAGAAGACCTTCCGACGAGAAGACATTCTTCGACAGGATCTTGAGCAAGGAGATCCGCGGTTTCCTCGCGATCTTTATAATCTTCCACCAGACGGTCATAACGATGGTAAACTTCGGAGTACGCGAAGAGCTCATGAAGGAATTCATGAATTATTACTACTACGGCATCCTGGCAGTAGCATTCTTCTTCTTCTCTTCGGGCTTCGGTCTCGTAAAGAGATGGCTGACCGATAAAGACTACACCAAAGGCTTCATGAAGCGAAGGATATTTACCGTCCTCGTTCCGTACTTCATCTGCAACTACATCTACCTTACGGAAGCGCTCCTGGGCAACATCAGATACGGTAATCACTTTACATTCACTGAGGTCATCTGTGCCTTCTTCGGTCTCTTCCTCGTTAATAACCAGATGTGGTTTGCGGTCGAGATCATGATCCTCTACGTCGCATTCAGGATCATATTCGGCAAGGTCAAGAAAGCCGGAACGGGCATCATCCTGACAACCGCCGTCGTCCTTATCATGGTCACCATAGGACTACTCTCGGGACACTCCCAGTCCATGATAATGTCATACTGGTTCAAGGGCGAGTGGTGGTATAACACGATCCTCATGTTCCCCGTAGGCATGCTCTACGCCTATAAGGAAGAAAAGGTCAATCGCGTCATCAGGAAAGCCTTCACGGCGATCATCCTCTCCTCATCCGTACTCTTCGTACTTCTCGACTACATCCACAGAGGACTCGTCGAAAGGCAGATCTACTACATTGACGACAGGAACAATCTTCAGGGCATTCTCTACAGGCTCGAAGGGCTCAGCGAAGAGACGGTATTAGAGCTCGTATTCATAATCCTCGTCATCACCATAGTATCCAAGGTCAGGATCGGTAATGCCGTATTAAAGTTCATGGGCAAGATCTCCCTCGAGACCATAATGCTCAACTATCTCATGATCGAAAATCTCTTCTTCATCTACGATAAGTACGGCATAGGAGTTTACCTCCCCGCGGTCCTCGTCAGCACCATAGTAGTAGCGGCCGTTGTCTACCTCATAAAGAACATGGTCCTCGAAAGAAGATCCGGCCTCTTCGACGGCGACGTCAGGTAA